The following proteins come from a genomic window of Pseudomonas sp. MAG733B:
- a CDS encoding methyl-accepting chemotaxis protein — translation MESWKIRTHLLLLTSALLLGLLCVGGLGLLGMQSAVHSLETVYMDRVVPLRDLKKIADLYAVNIVDATHKARNGNFTKAESLSRIEQAQKEIEQTWKAYKSTRLITAETRLIAQIDPLMDATRAPLQSLQGMLRQNDEAGLARFATDQLYPLIDPLSDKFSELIEVQLVEAKLQFEQNQIAYRSNLQLCLLILALATIAGAAYSLFFSRLLTRQLGAEPAELATISSNIAQGKLARAHDDRQGPSTGVLHSVQAMRHSLSDMIGKISQASEQIEGATLQLSASSEQGLSSAALQSETASSMAATVEELSVSINHIADNARQAQSTAQTAGDITGEGMAVMQASIEEMGQIADLVAQSSSDIDQLAIQSNDISLIVGVIRGIAEQTNLLALNAAIEAARAGEQGRGFAVVADEVRSLAARTAQSTTEIVALVAAIQNGMVKAKDSMAAGCERVTHGQKLVESAGQSMSRIKGALDESIAAVSFISLSLQEQRSASDQVASNVEKVAQSVEENATAQGGIVRTTQELKAMSDGLGVILQRFSL, via the coding sequence ATGGAAAGCTGGAAAATCAGGACTCACCTTCTGCTGCTGACCAGTGCTTTACTGCTGGGACTGTTGTGCGTCGGTGGCCTTGGACTCTTGGGTATGCAATCTGCCGTGCACAGCCTGGAAACCGTGTATATGGATCGAGTCGTACCGCTGCGGGACCTGAAAAAAATCGCCGACCTGTATGCAGTAAACATCGTCGATGCCACCCACAAGGCGCGCAACGGCAACTTCACCAAAGCCGAATCGTTGAGCCGGATCGAGCAGGCCCAAAAGGAAATCGAACAGACGTGGAAAGCCTATAAATCGACGCGGCTGATTACGGCGGAAACGCGGCTGATCGCGCAAATCGATCCACTGATGGACGCCACCCGCGCGCCGCTGCAAAGTCTGCAGGGCATGTTGCGCCAGAACGACGAAGCGGGTCTGGCACGATTCGCCACCGACCAGTTGTATCCGCTGATAGACCCGCTGTCAGACAAGTTTTCCGAGTTGATCGAGGTTCAACTGGTGGAAGCCAAGCTCCAGTTCGAACAGAACCAGATCGCCTACCGCTCCAATCTGCAACTGTGCCTGCTGATCCTGGCATTGGCGACGATTGCGGGCGCCGCCTATTCATTGTTCTTCTCCCGGTTGCTCACCCGACAACTCGGCGCTGAACCCGCCGAATTGGCCACCATCAGTTCGAACATCGCCCAGGGCAAACTCGCTCGCGCACACGATGACCGGCAAGGACCGTCAACCGGCGTCCTGCACTCTGTCCAGGCGATGCGCCACAGCCTCAGCGACATGATCGGCAAGATCAGCCAGGCCTCCGAACAGATCGAAGGGGCAACGCTGCAATTGTCCGCCTCTTCGGAACAGGGCTTGAGCAGTGCTGCGCTGCAAAGCGAAACCGCCTCATCCATGGCAGCCACCGTCGAAGAGCTTTCCGTGAGCATCAACCACATCGCCGACAATGCCCGACAGGCGCAAAGCACCGCGCAGACAGCGGGCGATATCACCGGTGAAGGCATGGCGGTCATGCAGGCGTCCATCGAGGAAATGGGGCAGATTGCCGATCTGGTGGCGCAAAGCTCTTCCGACATCGATCAACTGGCAATCCAGTCGAATGACATCAGCCTGATTGTCGGTGTGATTCGCGGCATAGCCGAGCAGACCAATCTGCTGGCCCTCAATGCCGCCATCGAAGCGGCACGCGCCGGTGAACAAGGTCGCGGCTTCGCCGTGGTTGCCGATGAAGTCCGCAGCCTGGCCGCCCGCACGGCCCAGTCCACCACCGAGATCGTAGCGTTGGTAGCAGCGATCCAGAACGGCATGGTCAAAGCGAAGGACAGCATGGCCGCAGGCTGCGAGCGTGTGACCCATGGCCAGAAACTGGTCGAAAGCGCCGGGCAATCCATGAGCCGGATCAAGGGCGCACTGGACGAATCGATTGCGGCGGTCAGCTTCATTTCGTTGTCGTTGCAAGAACAACGCTCCGCCAGCGACCAGGTCGCCAGCAACGTCGAAAAAGTCGCGCAAAGCGTCGAAGAAAACGCAACGGCCCAAGGCGGGATCGTGCGCACAACCCAGGAACTCAAAGCCATGTCCGACGGACTCGGGGTTATTTTGCAGCGGTTCAGCCTGTAA